The sequence CCCTCACCTCCAGCACCACCAGGCGGGCGACCAGGCTCTGCCACGGTGTCTCGCCCTGGTGTTCCCTTTCTTCGGCCCCCTTTGATGCGGGTGCCGGCGGTGGATCCGTACGGGCGCCGGCCGCATGTTGGTGCGCGCGGACGATAGTGGAGTCGACCGAGACGTCCCAGTCGATCTCGCCCGCCTTGTCGGCTGCGGCCTGGACCTGCTGGAGCAGACGTTCCCAGGTGGTTTTCCATGGGCCGAACCGTTCGGGCAGGTCACGCCACTGCACCCCGGTCCGCACCCGGTGCAGAATCCCGTCGATCACCTGCCGGTGATCCCGCCACCGGCCACAACGCCCGTTGCTGACCGGCAGGAACGGCCGCAGCCGTTCCCACTTGGCATCTGTCAGATCGCCCCGCCCCATCTCCACATCAACGTTGGATTGGGTGGTGGGCCTGCCGACTGGCCCGGGCCGGCGCGTTGCGCTGGCGAAGCACAGGGGCAGGGTCAGGCCGCGCAGGAAGGCGTCAGCGACGACGTCCGCCGCTTGTGGGATCCCCCACGGGAACTGGTGGGCGATGCTGTTCCGCCATGGGACTGTTTTCGGGGTCCTGCCCATCCCACAGGGACGTTACGCGCGCGGCGGCGTCGCGGACCAGGATGCCGTACTGATCGCGGAGTTCGTCGGAGAGCCGGTAGGTCGGCACAGAGATGCTGAGGGATGCGGCCGGCACCCCGGTCGGATCCAGGATCGCCGCAGCGACGGCGCTCACATCGTCGCGCCACATCCCGGTGTTGATGGCGTAACCGCGCTTGCGGACCGTGGCGAGAGTGGCACCCAGCGCCTCGGCATCCGTCACGGTCTGCCTGGTGTACTTGGTCAGCGGGTGGCGGGTGATCGCGTCCGCCGGCAGGTGGGCGAGGATCGCCAGCCCGGAGGCCGACGCGTGGAGGGGAGCGCGACCGCCGACCCAGGAGACGTTGCGGACGGTGTGCGTGCTGTCGATCTTGTCCAGCAGGATCACGCTGTCACCGTCCACGATCGTCAGGTGGATCGTTTCGCGGGTCTGCCGGGCGAGGTCCGCCATCGCGGGCGCTGCGGCCT comes from Streptomyces sp. FXJ1.172 and encodes:
- a CDS encoding IclR family transcriptional regulator → MRSVFTTFSVLEALAEAQPVGVGALARELDLPKSTVQRSLTTLAEVGWIRPLDSSGHTRWILTARPLKLAGHVLRHERLLREAAAPAMADLARQTRETIHLTIVDGDSVILLDKIDSTHTVRNVSWVGGRAPLHASASGLAILAHLPADAITRHPLTKYTRQTVTDAEALGATLATVRKRGYAINTGMWRDDVSAVAAAILDPTGVPAASLSISVPTYRLSDELRDQYGILVRDAAARVTSLWDGQDPENSPMAEQHRPPVPVGDPTSGGRRR